In the Streptomyces spororaveus genome, ACCTCGGCGGCCAGCGGGTCGGGCGCCGCGGCCGTGGCCGCGCGGGTGCGGGCCAGGGCTTCGAGGCCCTCGCGCGCGTCCCCGTAGGCCTCGACCAGCCCGGAGGCCCGGCGCGTCTCGCGGGCGGGCCAGAGGTCGGCCAGCTCGACGCGCCGGTCCCGCAGCGCGTGCGCCGGTACGCCGAGCAGCGCGGGCGCGGTGCCGGGCGCGAAGCGGATCCCGGCGAAGGCGCCGCCGGGGATCTCGCCGGCCGGATGCGGCCCGGTGTCGGGCCCGGCCACCAGCAGCCGCCCGTCGACCCACAGCAGGTCCATGCAGCCGTCGGGCAGCACCGCCGAGCCGCCGCGCGCGGTGGTGCGCCACAGCACGGCTCCGGGGACGTCCCGGGACGGAGCTTCCTCGTACACCACTCCAGGTTAAGGACCGGGCGTCTCTTTCGGATCAGGCCCGGCGCGCCTCGGTGGGGCGGGAGGGTACCGGTGGAGGATCGGTGG is a window encoding:
- a CDS encoding helix-turn-helix domain-containing protein produces the protein MYEEAPSRDVPGAVLWRTTARGGSAVLPDGCMDLLWVDGRLLVAGPDTGPHPAGEIPGGAFAGIRFAPGTAPALLGVPAHALRDRRVELADLWPARETRRASGLVEAYGDAREGLEALARTRAATAAAPDPLAAEVVARLGAGEAVAAIARAAGLGERQLHRRSLAAFGYGPRTLGRILRLRRALALARAGLPYAEVACVAGYADQAHLAREVRALAGTTLRAYAAGADGAKSETPEPSGSRTTA